In Aquimarina spinulae, a single window of DNA contains:
- a CDS encoding acetyltransferase, producing MDKVLIIGASGHAKVIIETIELNANYQIHGLIDTFKPKGEKLLDYEVLGTEDYIKDLVEKGINKGIIAIGDNWTRFLMQERIKKISPDFEFITVIHPSAIISPSVVIGKGSIILASVTINAHARIGNFCIMNTDANFDHDSDIQDFSSLAPGVTVGGNVSIGTCTAISLGANIIQGITVGKHSIIGAGALLLNDVDDFKLVYGVPGKEIRTVVKGENYLSKS from the coding sequence ATGGATAAAGTTTTGATAATTGGAGCTTCGGGTCACGCTAAGGTGATTATAGAAACTATTGAGTTGAATGCAAATTATCAAATTCATGGTCTTATAGATACGTTTAAACCAAAAGGTGAAAAGCTACTTGATTATGAAGTGCTTGGTACAGAAGATTATATTAAAGATCTTGTAGAAAAAGGGATTAATAAAGGAATTATAGCAATAGGAGATAACTGGACTAGGTTTTTAATGCAAGAGAGAATAAAAAAAATATCTCCGGATTTTGAGTTTATTACAGTAATTCATCCATCTGCAATAATTAGCCCAAGTGTTGTGATCGGCAAGGGAAGTATAATATTAGCTTCGGTTACTATTAATGCGCATGCAAGGATTGGAAATTTTTGTATTATGAATACCGATGCTAATTTTGATCATGATAGTGATATACAGGACTTTTCTAGTTTAGCACCAGGAGTTACTGTTGGAGGAAATGTTAGTATAGGTACATGTACTGCAATATCACTGGGCGCAAATATTATTCAGGGTATTACAGTTGGGAAACATAGTATTATTGGAGCAGGAGCTTTACTTCTAAACGATGTAGATGATTTTAAACTCGTTTATGGAGTTCCCGGAAAAGAAATAAGAACTGTTGTAAAAGGAGAAAACTATTTGTCTAAGTCCTAA
- a CDS encoding sugar transferase, with protein sequence MYNPYVKRLLDFVLSFLGIVMLSPIILVLVLILIVVNSGKPFFFQLRPGKNGRLFKIIKFKTMSDLRLVDKDDVHNVSRITKAGAFIRKYSLDEILQLINVLKGDMSLMGPRPLLVEYLPLYNETQKKRHDVRPGITGWAQVKGRNTISWSQKFEYDVWYVENLSFRLDIKILFLTIKKVIKKEGVNIDQNTIMPAWKGNN encoded by the coding sequence ATGTACAACCCATATGTAAAACGATTATTAGATTTTGTGCTTTCCTTTTTGGGTATAGTAATGTTATCTCCCATTATACTAGTGCTGGTTCTAATATTAATTGTGGTTAATAGCGGTAAGCCATTTTTTTTTCAGTTAAGACCGGGAAAAAATGGTCGACTTTTTAAAATCATTAAATTTAAAACAATGTCTGATTTAAGATTAGTGGATAAAGATGATGTACACAATGTTTCTCGTATAACCAAAGCAGGAGCATTTATTAGAAAGTACTCCTTAGATGAGATTTTACAACTTATTAATGTTTTAAAAGGAGATATGAGTTTAATGGGGCCAAGACCTCTTTTGGTCGAATATTTACCTTTGTATAATGAGACGCAAAAGAAAAGACATGATGTAAGACCAGGTATAACAGGATGGGCACAGGTAAAAGGTAGAAATACAATATCCTGGAGTCAGAAATTTGAATATGATGTATGGTACGTAGAAAACCTAAGTTTTAGGTTAGATATAAAAATTTTATTTTTAACCATAAAGAAAGTAATTAAGAAAGAAGGTGTAAACATCGATCAAAATACCATTATGCCTGCTTGGAAAGGAAATAACTAA
- a CDS encoding NeuD/PglB/VioB family sugar acetyltransferase has product MKITDDPKKIRIYGAGGHSQVIREVLEENGYEVTETFDDKPSGRHYASKNVTSGARKNLKEFPHKGYPVIVAVGINAERAEIAGFLKSDFEKAIHHSAIIAPTAKIGEGTVVFAGAIIQPNTVIGEHVIINTAASIDHDNIIGNFAHISPKAALCGHVEVGEGSHVGVGAVVIPKVKIGKWCTIGAGAVVLKDVPDYSTVVGNPGKIIKTKLTDLKLNNKPKSSDITFIGSGISSSFTILHFLDLIESHKTKRKININIIDKYREFHSGIPYGSRSGFSVHLITSLKNFLPEPELGKFIKWLNNNKNWLLDELKKDGGTLSSEWITKHEDKIKNNEWEDLFIPRRFFGWYINEKVKNRLEEFKIKGAIDVNYINAEVIDIEKSENTYELSLDNQDTVYSEKVILSVGSLPVNHLWKNEDIIEEDNLLFVNDPYSSELKTTLEKIDSFLEKQSEKKTNVLIVGANASGLELLYKLNDVEKIKSRINKFIILSTQGLLPDAVIDEKRKKEYTPFNLQALTKEKNITAEIIAEATFKDLDYADQIHLGAASTVDIISKAFGTLLNKLDPEELKKFACHYGNEIGRRQRCAGFHYSKTVDELKEENRFDHIAGRFRDINNETTGEYSLEYLDTKSGKNKTHEDSVGIVINCVGSTNLTKQNIPELLKKLIEKGYCKPNDSKIGFEVNEQLEASDNLHIVGPLLAGNVFDGKAVWHVEHCGRIIWLSQVLSEKMNDYFLKKTELKEKPI; this is encoded by the coding sequence ATGAAAATAACTGACGACCCTAAAAAAATAAGGATTTATGGAGCTGGCGGGCATTCTCAAGTCATACGAGAAGTACTAGAAGAGAACGGTTATGAAGTAACCGAAACTTTTGATGATAAACCATCTGGACGTCATTATGCGTCTAAGAATGTAACTTCTGGGGCAAGAAAAAATCTAAAAGAATTTCCACATAAAGGATATCCTGTAATTGTGGCAGTAGGTATAAATGCAGAAAGAGCAGAGATAGCTGGTTTTCTAAAAAGTGATTTTGAAAAGGCAATACATCATTCGGCGATTATAGCCCCAACAGCAAAAATAGGAGAAGGTACCGTTGTTTTTGCAGGAGCGATAATTCAACCCAATACGGTTATCGGAGAACATGTAATTATAAATACAGCAGCAAGCATAGACCATGATAATATTATAGGGAATTTTGCACACATCTCACCAAAAGCTGCTTTATGTGGTCATGTTGAGGTTGGAGAAGGTTCACATGTTGGAGTTGGTGCTGTTGTAATACCAAAGGTTAAAATAGGGAAATGGTGTACCATTGGCGCAGGAGCCGTAGTTTTAAAAGACGTTCCTGATTATTCTACAGTTGTTGGTAATCCCGGTAAAATAATAAAAACAAAACTCACAGACTTGAAGCTTAATAACAAACCAAAATCGTCAGATATCACTTTTATTGGTTCAGGAATTTCATCATCCTTTACGATTTTACATTTTTTAGATCTTATAGAAAGCCATAAAACAAAAAGAAAGATCAATATCAATATAATTGATAAATATAGAGAATTTCACTCTGGGATACCATACGGTTCAAGATCTGGTTTTTCGGTACATCTTATAACGTCTTTAAAAAACTTTTTGCCAGAACCAGAATTGGGAAAATTTATTAAATGGCTTAATAATAATAAGAATTGGTTATTAGACGAATTAAAAAAAGACGGAGGTACATTATCCTCTGAATGGATTACCAAACATGAGGATAAAATTAAAAATAATGAGTGGGAAGATCTTTTTATCCCTCGCCGCTTTTTTGGATGGTATATCAATGAAAAAGTAAAAAACAGATTAGAAGAATTTAAAATCAAAGGTGCTATTGATGTTAATTACATCAATGCAGAAGTGATTGATATAGAAAAATCAGAAAATACATATGAATTGTCTCTAGATAACCAAGACACTGTTTATTCTGAAAAAGTAATCTTATCTGTTGGTTCTCTACCTGTTAATCACCTTTGGAAAAATGAAGATATAATAGAAGAGGATAATTTACTTTTTGTAAATGATCCTTACAGTTCTGAGTTAAAGACAACTTTAGAGAAAATCGATAGCTTTCTTGAAAAACAATCAGAAAAGAAAACTAATGTGCTTATAGTAGGAGCCAATGCAAGTGGATTAGAGTTGCTTTATAAATTAAATGATGTCGAAAAAATAAAATCTAGAATTAATAAATTCATTATTCTTTCTACTCAAGGATTATTGCCAGATGCCGTTATCGATGAAAAACGAAAAAAAGAATACACGCCTTTTAACTTACAGGCATTAACCAAAGAAAAAAATATAACTGCAGAAATTATAGCAGAAGCAACATTTAAAGATTTGGATTATGCCGATCAGATTCATCTGGGAGCAGCGTCTACAGTAGATATTATATCAAAAGCTTTTGGCACTTTGTTAAATAAGTTAGACCCAGAAGAACTAAAAAAGTTTGCTTGCCATTATGGTAATGAAATAGGAAGAAGACAACGATGTGCCGGTTTTCATTATTCTAAAACCGTTGATGAATTGAAGGAGGAAAATCGTTTTGATCATATTGCAGGACGATTTAGAGATATTAATAACGAAACTACAGGAGAATATTCTTTAGAATATTTAGATACAAAATCTGGGAAAAATAAGACCCATGAAGATTCTGTAGGTATAGTGATTAATTGTGTAGGTAGTACAAATCTAACCAAACAAAATATCCCAGAATTATTAAAGAAATTAATAGAGAAAGGATATTGCAAACCTAACGATTCTAAGATAGGATTCGAAGTTAATGAGCAATTAGAAGCTTCTGATAATTTACATATTGTCGGACCACTACTAGCAGGAAATGTGTTTGATGGGAAAGCTGTGTGGCATGTTGAACATTGTGGTAGAATTATATGGCTATCACAAGTGTTATCTGAAAAAATGAATGATTACTTTTTAAAAAAAACTGAATTAAAAGAAAAACCTATATAG
- a CDS encoding GNAT family N-acetyltransferase, translated as MEQNYKLLIKNLDEKSDIIEYKTLLQKKWNNNVYYSAEHLLHFEKDSDTLKYFLFEKEKEPVILMPFVFREIKIKDQKHPYFDVTSPYGYSGPLFNDTVTEEDIAQFWDNVDQWYMDHNVVTEFIRFSLNGNHKKYSGCLTNTLSNVRGHLLDNFDDQWVAFLPKVRNNYRKAVNHNLVFKIFHKHEITKDIIKIFNDIYVNTMNRNNADRIYFFSNTYFENLILSNLDNFSIAIAYYEGIPISIELIIGYKDTIFAFLGGTNAEYFSYRPNDFLRVKIIEWAIKNKIKCYVLGGGMKDGDGLYRHKKSLFPKDEDVIFHTGRKIINEKIYDELCRSANPEYSHVHKENVKDYFFPFYRLSI; from the coding sequence TTGGAGCAAAATTACAAACTGTTAATTAAAAACCTTGATGAAAAATCAGACATCATAGAATATAAGACGCTCCTTCAAAAAAAATGGAACAACAATGTATATTATTCGGCCGAGCATTTGTTACATTTTGAGAAGGATTCTGATACGCTAAAATACTTTTTGTTTGAAAAAGAAAAAGAGCCTGTTATTCTAATGCCTTTTGTTTTTAGAGAAATAAAAATAAAAGATCAGAAACATCCGTATTTTGATGTTACAAGCCCATATGGCTATAGTGGACCTTTATTTAATGATACTGTTACAGAAGAAGATATTGCTCAATTTTGGGACAATGTTGATCAATGGTATATGGATCATAATGTAGTAACAGAGTTTATTCGATTTAGTTTAAATGGAAACCACAAAAAATATTCAGGATGTTTAACTAATACATTATCAAATGTTAGAGGGCATCTTTTAGATAATTTTGACGATCAATGGGTGGCATTTTTACCTAAAGTTAGAAATAACTACAGAAAGGCAGTGAATCACAATTTAGTATTTAAAATATTTCATAAGCATGAAATAACAAAAGATATCATTAAAATCTTTAATGATATCTATGTGAATACGATGAATCGCAATAATGCAGATCGTATTTATTTTTTCTCCAATACTTATTTTGAAAACCTGATATTATCAAATTTAGATAATTTTTCTATTGCTATTGCGTATTACGAAGGTATCCCAATTTCTATCGAACTTATCATTGGTTATAAGGATACTATTTTTGCATTTCTAGGGGGAACAAATGCAGAGTATTTTAGTTATAGACCTAATGATTTTCTTAGAGTGAAAATTATAGAATGGGCGATCAAAAATAAGATCAAATGTTATGTTTTAGGAGGAGGTATGAAAGATGGTGATGGATTGTACAGACATAAAAAATCACTTTTTCCAAAAGATGAGGATGTGATTTTTCATACCGGAAGAAAAATTATTAATGAAAAAATTTACGATGAGCTATGTCGCTCTGCCAATCCAGAATATTCTCATGTTCATAAAGAGAATGTAAAAGATTATTTTTTTCCTTTTTATAGATTAAGTATATGA
- a CDS encoding GNAT family N-acetyltransferase, with product MKKVQIDYFFELFEKGLIPKIFPKIGNLESEEGLINPDYDEKLINNPDTVYSVFFIADYLKPELNKGVFNLKKINQFFKGYAILLDGFASADAYVKYRFRSNAKGIRRRVKRLESCFQISYKTYYGAIEEEEYDLLMDCLEKMLIRRFKQRNDVSQSLIRWDHYKSIYFSLINQKKASLFVVYDNDNPIVISLNNHFHGQLFSAISSYDIDYRKFSLGSVEIYKKLDWCIANNHKSYEMGMGDLTYKREWCNHIYNFEHQIIYPKKSISAAISATIEYLKVSFKEFVFKIAYVRYKKYKAKRKKSTVVLQEPEYQALPIIEAQYEKQYPIIDYNSVEYNFLRKIVFDFLYTSIEKVSDVSVLKVLEEENTYLIIGKSKMQKIVFETNLHMS from the coding sequence ATGAAAAAGGTCCAGATAGATTATTTTTTTGAACTTTTTGAAAAAGGATTGATACCAAAAATATTTCCTAAGATTGGTAATTTAGAAAGTGAAGAAGGATTAATTAATCCAGATTATGATGAGAAATTAATAAATAATCCCGATACGGTTTACTCGGTTTTCTTTATAGCTGATTATCTAAAACCAGAACTTAATAAAGGAGTATTTAATCTAAAAAAAATTAATCAGTTTTTTAAGGGCTATGCTATTTTACTGGATGGTTTTGCTAGTGCAGATGCTTATGTAAAATATCGTTTCCGAAGTAATGCAAAAGGAATAAGAAGGAGAGTAAAACGACTCGAATCATGTTTTCAGATTTCATATAAAACATATTATGGCGCAATAGAAGAGGAGGAATACGATCTATTGATGGATTGTTTAGAAAAAATGTTGATCAGAAGATTTAAACAGCGTAATGATGTGAGTCAAAGTCTTATTCGATGGGATCACTATAAAAGCATATATTTTTCTTTGATTAATCAAAAAAAAGCATCATTGTTTGTTGTTTATGACAATGATAATCCAATAGTTATATCACTTAATAATCATTTTCACGGACAATTATTTAGTGCAATATCATCATATGATATTGATTACCGAAAATTTAGTTTAGGGAGTGTAGAAATTTATAAGAAATTAGATTGGTGTATCGCAAATAATCATAAGTCATATGAGATGGGGATGGGAGATCTTACTTACAAACGAGAATGGTGCAATCATATCTATAATTTTGAACACCAAATAATCTATCCCAAAAAATCTATTTCTGCCGCTATTAGTGCCACTATCGAATATTTGAAAGTAAGTTTTAAAGAATTTGTTTTTAAAATAGCTTATGTTCGATATAAAAAATATAAAGCAAAACGAAAAAAGAGCACTGTTGTCTTACAGGAGCCAGAATACCAAGCATTACCTATAATAGAGGCACAGTATGAAAAACAATACCCTATAATAGATTATAATAGTGTCGAGTATAATTTTTTAAGAAAAATTGTGTTTGACTTTTTGTATACTAGTATTGAAAAAGTATCAGATGTTAGCGTATTAAAAGTTTTGGAAGAAGAAAATACATATTTGATTATCGGGAAATCGAAGATGCAAAAAATTGTTTTTGAGACCAATTTACATATGTCTTAA